A genomic window from Gossypium hirsutum isolate 1008001.06 chromosome D12, Gossypium_hirsutum_v2.1, whole genome shotgun sequence includes:
- the LOC107946037 gene encoding probable protein disulfide-isomerase A6 encodes MKSQICLAFGTLALLLASALADDVVVLTEANFDKEVGQDRGALIEFYAPWCGHCKKLAPEYEKLGASFKKAKSVLIGKVDCDEHKSLCSKYGVQGYPTVQWFPKGSLEPKKYEGPRTAEALAEFVNTEEGTNVKIATLPSNVAVLNADNFDEIVLDETKDVLVEFYAPWCGHCKNLAPTYEKVATAFKSEDVVIANLDADKYRDLAEKYGISGFPTLKFFPKGNKAGEDYDGGRDLDDFVSFINEKCGTSRDAKGQLTSMAGILSSLDALVKEFVAASADEKKAVFSKIEEEVEKLKGSTARHGKIYLKAAKSCLEKGADYPNKEIERLQRMLDKSLSPAKADEFTIKKNILSTFASS; translated from the exons atgaagtctcAGATCTGTTTAGCCTTTGGAACTCTGGCCTTGTTGTTAGCTTCAGCTTTGGCCGATGACGTCGTCGTACTGACCGAAGCGAACTTCGATAAGGAAGTTGGTCAAGATAGAGGAGCTCTCATCGAGTTCTATGCTCCTTG GTGTGGACACTGTAAGAAGCTAGCTCCTGAGTACGAGAAGCTCGGGGCAAGTTTTAAGAAGGCTAAATCCGTCTTGATTGGAAAG GTGGATTGTGATGAACATAAGAGTTTATGCAGCAAATATGGTGTTCAAGGCTACCCAACTGTTCAATGGTTTCCTAAAGGCTCTTTGGAACCTAAAAA GTATGAAGGACCACGCACGGCTGAGGCACTTGCTGAATTTGTTAACACTGAAGAAG GGACTAATGTGAAGATAGCCACTTTGCCATCCAATGTTGCAGTGCTAAATGCGGATAATTTTGATGAGATTGTCCTTGATGAAACCAAAGATGTGTTGGTTGAGTTTTATGCACCTTG GTGTGGCCATTGCAAAAACCTTGCTCCT ACCTATGAAAAGGTAGCAACGGCATTTAAATCGGAAGATGTAGTGATAGCTAATCTAGATGCTGACAAATACAGGGATCTAGCTGAAAA GTATGGAATAAGTGGGTTTCCAACATTGAAATTCTTCCCTAAAGGTAACAAAGCTGGCGAAGACTACGACGGTGGCAGGGATTTAGATGACTTTGTTTCTTTCATCAACGAGAAATGTGGGACCAGTCGTGATGCAAAAGGGCAGTTAACTTCAATG GCTGGTATTTTGTCAAGTTTGGATGCATTAGTGAAGGAGTTTGTGGCTGCTTCTGCCGACGAGAAGAAAGCAGTCTTCTCCAAGATTGAAGAGGAAGTTGAGAAGCTCAAGGGTTCTACCGCGAG GCATGGAAAGATATACTTGAAAGCTGCTAAAAGCTGTTTAGAGAAAGGTGCTGACTACCCCAACAAGGAAATTGAGCGGCTGCAGCGCATGCTTGACAAG TCACTAAGCCCAGCAAAAGCTGATGAATTCACGATCAAGAAGAACATCCTATCAACATTTGCATCTTCTTAG
- the LOC107946038 gene encoding uncharacterized protein, translated as MGPESSSATLSSSSTPSPSGKRSRDPEDEIYIDNLHSHKRYLSEIMASSLNGLTVGDPLPENLMESPARSETMFDPRDEMSWQYSSMSEDSDDSRFCETPMMSTCLSHSDSRPTSPGSPYRYQRPANGVTSAPSTSSYPLHGNVSTIGCSQPRQRGSDSEGRIPSSPSDICHSADLRRAALLRSVQMRTQPSSPSSFETPVEDREYQIEECSTLGISKPEFSQEKSLHSESG; from the exons ATGGGCCCTGAATCGAGCTCCGCAACACTATCATCATCATCGACACCGTCTCCATCTGGGAAACGAAGCAGAGATCCCGAAGATGAGATTTATATCGATAATCTCCACTCTCACAAGCGTTATCTCAGTGAG ATAATGGCATCTAGCTTGAATGGATTAACTGTTGGGGACCCACTTCCTGAAAATCTCATGGAATCTCCTGCTAGGTCTGAAACCATGTTCGATCCCAG GGATGAAATGTCTTGGCAATATTCATCGATGTCCGAAGATTCGGATGACTCGAGATTTTGCGAGACACCTATGATGAGTACTTGTTTATCCCATTCCGATAGCCGGCCTACTAGTCCTGGTTCTCCATACCGATATCAAAGACCAGCGAATGGTGTCACCTCTGCTCCTTCAACTAGTTCATACCCTTTGCACGGTAATGTCAGCACCATCGGTTGTTCTCAGCCACGCCAAAGAGGCTCGGATTCAGAGGGACGGATCCCATCCTCACCGAGTGATATCTGCCACTCAGCTGACTTACGGAGGGCAGCACTCTTGCGGTCCGTGCAGATGAGAACACAACCTTCCAGTCCGTCATCATTTGAAACGCCAGTTGAGGATAGAGAATATCAGATTGAGGAGTGTTCTACATTGGGCATCTCAAAGCCTGAATTTAGCCAAGAGAAATCTTTGCATAGTGAAAGTGGATGA